The Planktothrix agardhii NIES-204 genomic interval CTTTGAACAATTATTAATTAGCGATATCCAACCGCAACAGGTTGATAGTATTTTTGGGGAAGGAAGAAGCTTTGACCAAAACTTTGAAAGTAATATCACCAAGTTTTTGAAAATTGAGTCCGGTGGTGAGTTACTGGCAGTGCTAGGACGAGATCGAGATAACTTTACTCTAACTGCTAATGATTTTGTGATTATTTAGCTTAACTTTTCTGATTTGATTTTGGAAATATCATTCAGTCCCTTATTTTATTGGTGATCGAACTATGAACGACAAAGAAAAGCAAAACTTGGTTGCTAGTCAAGTTAAATCAACGCTCAATGATGCTATTCAAGGATTAAAAATTTTCTTAGTTAATCCTGTAGGGGGTCTACCTATCTTTTTTCAAGGATTAGGAGAAAAAAGAGCATTAGGAGTGGGAATTACTTTTGGCGTAGCTTACGTTCTTTGTATAATCTTAGCATTTAATAAATTCAAAAGTCAGAATTCAATTTCTGAAATAGCTTTTTTCAACCTAATTGCTCTGAGTATTACCAGTTTTTTAAGTATTGCTGGATCTAGCTTTTTAACCCGTAAATTATTTAGAGGTGCTGGCAGTATAAAAGCAGATATATTTATTGCTGGTACAGCTTTAATTCCTATATCATTATTAATTTTAATTTCTTACTTTTTGGGTTTTATTAACTTGGAAATCATTGCTATTTTTGCTGTAATAGCTATGACTTATACAATTTTAATGATTTACACAGGTTGTAATCAAATTTCAAAAATACCTGAAAATGGCTCTGCTTTAGCTGTATCAGTCATGTTAATTATTAGTGGGTGGCTATTTAAAATTTTAGTTTTTTCTAATTTAATCTCAAAATAGACTTAATATTTGAGATAGAAGAAGGGCGGGTTTAGTGAAATCTTTGATGGGTATTCAATATCTGGGTGAACCCGCCCCTACGGAGATTTTGTGGATTTCACCGGATATCATATCAACATTATCCTTTCTATGAGCAAATTTCCATGCTGAACAATTTTGGTAAATTTTTAATTGTATCAATCATTCCATTGATTGAACTAATTGGCAATTGTACATCAGTTTTGGCGCAGTCTACCGCAGTTCCCATGAGGTTACAACATGGCGAAGGAATTTATACAATGACTGTTCCTGACCGAGATACAACTCGTGCTGCTTATGGGGGAAAATTGAGGCTTTATGATGTGCATATCGCTAAAATGTTTGAAGTGACTTATTATGATTGTAATAATCAAGGTAGTTCAAGAACTTGGTTATATTATGCTGGGAATGGTCAAATTAATATGGGCGAATTCTTTATTAGTTGTGACCTTGCTAATCGAATGGTTAACCGCTATGGTTTAGGTCAAGCTGAATCAACAGTAATTGAATACTCTCAAGAAGAAGCTGGGCCACCGATTCCTAGAACTCGTTCTATTCCGATTTTAGATATTACAGGTTCAAAAGTAGATTCATGGATTGATTTTGTACAGGGATTTAAGCCTGTTCGTTAAATTGGTATTATGCTGATAGCTAGAATTAAATTTCACTTCAGGACTTACGCAATTGCGCTATATATAGCGCATAGAAAACCGAGCGATTTTCGGCGATTTAGCTCAGAGAATCGCAAGGAACCCGGATTAAATTAGTCTCAATTCATGAGTTTTAAAGCTCAATAAATTTTAGCTTCAAAGACGGATATTTAAGCTCTTGGGTAAGATATTTAGACAATAAATTAGCTTTTAATTCATAAACAGTTTGAGAAACTTTCCTCGCTGTTGTTGAGAGAAACGTCCAAACTAATAAAGCGCAAGCAATATGGTTTTTTTGAATTTTCCCTCAGCGACATTGACAAGATTCTATCCCGGTTAACTGTTTGATTTCCCATACAGGGCTACGCTACGCATAGCTGCGTAAGTCCTGTTAATGTAGAAGCAGAGGAACAAGATATTTTGATCAACGAAGATAGGGTTGAAGATGAGTAGACATTGGTATTGCCAGAAGTCGCCGTTTTATACTAAGAATTGTTGCAAATTAAAACAAAATCGAAATCTTTGAATAATGACAAAAAGTTAATTGTATCTTAAACAATATCCAGGGTTGAACAACCGACCCAGATTAAAAAACACAATTTAAACAGGACTTAATTGATGATTAATACTGTAACACCAGTTCCCAAAGGGATTGGCGTTCTATTAAAAGCACCTTTATCGGGACATATTCTACCCATTGAACAGGTTCCCGACCCGGTATTTGCTCAAAAAATGGTTGGGGATGGGATTTCTATTGACCCCGTGAGTCAGGTGTTAATTGCCCCCTGTGACGGGGAAGTGATCCAACTGCATCCGTCCTATCATGCGGTGACACTGAAGACGCCAGAAGGGTTAGAAGTGTTGATGCACATTGGTTTAGATACGGTGACATTGCGGGGTCAAGGGTTTAGTCCTAAAGTTAAAATGGGCGATCGCATTCAAACAGGCGATCCCTTAATAGAATTTGATCCCGATTATATAGCTCTAAATGCTAAAAGTTTGCTCACCCAAATTGTGATTACTAATAGTGAGCAAGTGGCAACTTTTCAAGCCAGTTCGGGTAATGTTGTTGCTGGAGAAACAGTTATTTTAGAACTGACTTTAGCCCCAAAAGTCATTGAAAATAACCCAATTTCTGCCGAGACAATTACCTCAGATGAAATTATTATTCCTAATCCTACAGGATTACACGCTAGACCCTCGGCCGTATTAGCAAATTTAGCTAAAAAATATAAATCAAAAATTCGTTTACAACGGGGTGATCAAGACGCAAATGTTAAGAGTGTAGTCGGATTAATGGCCATAGAAGTCAATAACGGCGATCGGGTGGTATTGGTGGCCCAGGGGCCAGATGCGGCCGAAGCGATCGCCGAACTCACCGAGGCCATGCGTTCCGGGTTGGGGGAAGAAGGAAGTGCCCCGATCTCAGCCCCGGCTAGTGTTGCTCAAGGAGAAATCTCGAATCCAGCCCCCCGTCGGCGTTCGGACGATCCTAACGTGGTGTTAGGGGTAGCCGCATCCTCTGGAATAGCCGTTGGTCAGACCTTCCGGGTCAGGGAACAGGAAATTGAGGTGACGGAAAAGGGCGAAAACCCCAATACAGAAAGGCGTAAGTTAGAATCGGCGATCGAACAGGCCCAATTAGAGGTAGAAGCGTTACGGGCCAATGTTCATAGCCAGGGCGATCCCAGCAAATCGGCGATTTTTGCCGCCCATCAAGAATTATTAGAAGATCCCGAATTAATTGATATTGCTACCAGCACCATTGATAAGGGAAAAAGTGCGGCTTTTGCTTGGAAACAAACCTTTACCAATAGTGCAAAGCAACTGGCACAATTACAAAATGAGTTGTTATCTCAACGGGCAAATGATGTCCGAGATGTGGGGCAAAGGGTATTAAGAATTTTGACTGGAGTAACCTTAACCGGGCCGATTTATCCTGAGAATACTATTTTAATTGCTGAGGATTTAACTCCTTCAGATATGGCAACCTTGGATAGATCAAAAGTGATTGGATTTTGTACCGTTGCCGGGGGTTCGACCTCTCACGTTGCCATTTTAGCGCGTTCTATGGAAATTCCGGCGATCGCGGGAACTGAACCTCAAGTATTAGATTTAGCTGATGGTACACCTGTTATTTTAGATGGCAGTAAAGGCACTTTAAAATTAAATCCGACAACGGCGGAAATGGAACGGGTAAAAACCCTGCAAGTTGAAATAGCAAAAAAACGGGAAACCGACTTAGCTAATGCCATGAAACCCGCCATCACTACCGATGGATACCGGATGGAAATTGTTGCCAATATTGGAAGCAAATCGGAGGCAGAAACTTCGGTGAAATTGGGGGGAGAAGGGGTTGGTTTATTACGGACGGAATTTGTATTTATGGAGCGTGCTTCTGCCCCTACAGAAGACGAACAAACGGAAATTTATAGTAGTATTGCCAGGGTTTTAGGGAAGGAACGGCCGTTAATTATTCGGACGTTAGACGTAGGGGGAGATAAACCTTTACCCTATTTACCAATTCCCCATGAAGAAAACCCATTTTTAGGAGAACGGGGAATTAGATTTGGCTTTGATCGTCCTGAACTTTTAAGAACCCAATTTCGGGCTATTTTAAGATCGGCGGAGGCGGGAATGTTGCGAATTATGTTCCCAATGATTGCCCGATTAGAAGAAATTAGAATGGCAAAAGCGATGTTAGAAGAAGAACGGGAAAAGTTAAATCTTCCTCCCGTTTCTGTGGGAATTATGGTGGAAGTTCCCTCGGCGGCAGTCATGGCAGAACAGTTTGCCAAGGAGGTTGATTTCTTCTCTATTGGCACTAATGATTTAACCCAATATACTTTAGCTATGGATCGGGGACATCCGAAATTAGCGCCCTATGTAGATGGGTTAAATCCGGCTATTTTACGATTAATTGATTTAACTGTAAAAGGAGCTATTAAACAGGGGAAATGGGTGGGGGTTTGTGGGGGAATTGCTAGTGATCCTCAAGCTATTCCATTATTAATTGGTTTGGGGGTTAAGGAATTAAGTGTTAGTGTTCCGAGTATTCCCACAATTAAGGCACAAATCCGAGAATTAAGTTTAGTTGAGTGTCAAGAATTAGCCCAAAAAGCTTTAAATGCAGAAACGGGGGCGGATGTGCGGGGGTTGTATTCTATGGATGTTTGACCCCCCCTAGCCCCCCCTTAGTAAGCTGGGGGAATAATTGAAATCCCCCCCTTAGTAAGCAGGGGGAATAGTCAAAAAAGGTAACGGGGAATAGTCAAAAACTCCTCCCCTTGGTAAGGGGAGGTTGGGTGGGGTTCTTCTTCAGGAATTTTAATTCTGCCTAGTTATTATCAACAATCAACAATTAATAACAAAAACGATGTTCAAAAACGCTTTTGCTTTATTACAAAAAATGGGAAAGTCTTTAATGCTTCCCGTTTCGGTTTTACCCATTGCTGGCTTATTATTAGGATTGGGTAGCGCTCGTTTAATTGAATTACAAAATCTGGCATCGGGAACAATTTCCTCCCCTAAATTTTGGTGGCTTCCTGAAGGTTTAGCGAACATTATGAAAACTTCCGGGGATGCAATTTTTGGCAATTTACCGATTATTTTTGCGATTTCCGTTGCCATTGGATTTGCGGAAAATGACGGGGTGGCTGCTTTAGCTGCAACGGTGGGATTTGTGGTTTTTGTTGCTTCTTTAGGGGCGGCTTCTACTACTTTCTTTGGCATGAATCCCGAACAATTAAAACCTGTTATGGGCATTCCTTCCCTAGATACGGGGGTGTTTGGCGGGTTAATTATGGGCTGTGTTGCCGCCTATTTATTTAACCGTTATTTCCGAATTCAATTACCTCAATATCTGGGATTTTTTGCCGGAAAACGATTTGTTCCGATTGTGACTTCCTTTGCAGCGATCGCCATGGGAATCTTAATGAGCGTGGTCTGGCCGCCCATTGGAGCCGCGATTTCTACGGCTGCAAATGCCGCTGCATCTGGGGGAAATGTTAGTCTTACCGCCGCAATTTATGGGCTTGTAGAACGGTTATTATTACCCTTTGGATTACATCATATTTGGAATGTTCCTTTCTTTTTTCAAATCGGATCATTTCTTGATCCAATTACCAATAGAATCGTAACCGGAGACATTAATCGCTTCTTTGCTGGCGACCCAACGGCCGGAATTTTAGGGGGTGCTTATTGGTTCAAAATGTTCGGTTTACCTGCGGCGGCGATCGCTATTTGGCGGACAGCAAAACCCAAAAATCGAGCGTTAACTGGCGGGATTATGATCTCTGCTGCTTTCACCTCTTTCTTAACCGGAATTACCGAACCGATTGAATTTTCATTTATGTTCGTAGCCCCGCCTTTATACGCCATTCATGCAGTAATGGCGGGCTTTTGTGATTGGTTATTTGTTGCCTTGGGTGGGCGCATGGGATTTACTTTTTCCCAGGGATTTATTGACTTTTTCCTGTTTAATGGATTAGGTACAAAGGCGTGGTTAATTCCCGCATTGGGGCCGTTTTTTGCGGCTTTATATTTCTGTGTTTTTTACTTTGGAATCCGACAGTTTAATTTCTCCACTCCGGGTCGAGAAGATGAGGTAGAAACCGTAACAACGATTACCCCAGGAACCGGAGTTGGTAGTATGGCAATGGAGTTAGTTCGAGCTTTTGGCGGACGCAGTAATATTGCTACTTTGGATGCTTGTATTACTCGATTACGAATCACGGTTAATGATATTAAAAAGGTGAATAAACCCCGACTCAAAGCATTAGGAGCTTCGGGAGTTTTAGAAATGGGAAATAGTGCTCAAGCTATATTTGGCCCCCGTTCGGAAAATTTAAAAACGGATATGATGGAATATCTCAAAAATGCGGGGCCAGAGGCGGATTTTGTTGAGGAAATAGCACCGGAAGCAACGGAGGTTAATGCAACGGAAGCGGAGATTTCATCCCCAATTATCTCGGATTCCGAGGCAAAAAATCGGATTCAGGAGATCATAATTGCCTTGGGTGGAAAAAAGAATATTCAAAGCGTTGATGCTGTCGCCTTAACTCGATTACGAGTTAAAGTTATTGATAATAACCTGGTTGATGAAGATAAATTAAAAACCGCAGGTGTGGAAGGAATTTTACGTTTACCCGATGGTATTTTACATCTATTAGTCGGTTTGGGTGCGGAACAATATGCAGCCCAAATTCAAGATTGATTGCTAAAATTACTGGGTAAAATTGTTATAGTAGGGAATAGGAAACTAACCCCCCGGTAGAGACGTTATGGAATGTCTCTACCGGGGGGAATGTGTAGCAAAAATTAAAGGATGGAATATCAGATAGGTTTAAAATCAGTGTTAAGATTGAGTTGATTAGCTTGGACTCCTGGTAAAAATGCAATCAGTTCTTCTAAACCAGATTTATTAACATAAATACCCGCTCCTGTTCCATACCCGGATAAGGTTAAATCTTTAAAAGTAATTACATCATTAGTTTTATAAGCAAAGTAATCTTGACCTACAGTAAAATCACTAATAAAGGCAAAATCCGTTAAACCTCCGGCGGCGTAATAGGTGCTAGAATCAGAACTCCCTAAGTAAAATCCATCTAATCCCGCACCCCCAACTAAAGTATCAATTTCACCCGCCCCTGGAGTGGCTGAATCAACATCAATCCCCGCAATAAAATCATCTCCAAGATCACCGGAAACATAATCATTTCCCCCGCCACCCGCTAGGAGATCAATTCCTTGACCTCCAAACAAAGAATCACTATCATTTCCTCCAAATAATAAATCTGAACCTAAGTTACCAAAAACTTGATTTTTACCTGATTCTCCAATCAGAACATCGTCCCCTTTTCCTCCAAATAGCAGATCATTCCCTGGACTACCATAAATAACATCTGCTCCTAGATTCCCATTCATCGTATCATCGCCTTCAAGACCTTTCAGGGTGTCATCTCCCCCTAGCCCGTAAATTTCATCGTTTTCAATCAATCCAGTTAGATTATCGGCTGCTTCAGTTCCTAAAATCAAAGTCATTTTTTTAATCAGTTATTAGTAATCAGTTATCAGTTATCATTAATAAAGCAATTGTTGGTTATTGTCAACTAAAATTAATATTTATTTTACTTAACTGATGACTGATTACTGATGACTGATGACTGATTTCTGAGTGGTGGCGATCGCCACAATACCCGCGACAGAAATTCCCGATTTTTGAAGTTGAGAAATGGCTGATTTAACCGTTGCACCCGTTGTATAAATATCATCTAAAATTAAAACCGAACCCTGGGGAGGGCGACGCCGGAAATCCTGACCAATATTAAACACACTTTGCATTTCTTTTAAACGTTGATCGGGCGAAAGTTCATGGAGTGCTTCCGTTTGTTTAATTCGTTCTAAACCGTGAGAAGATAGGGATAAACCCGTTAATTCACAAAAACTTTTCGCCAACAGTTCTGCTTGATTAAACCCGCGTTTTTTTAACTTAGCTGGGTGGAGGGGAATGGGTACGACGGTCACAGGGGAGATCCCTAACCCGGGAGTCGATAACCAAGTTTGTGCCAATCCATAGCCCAAA includes:
- a CDS encoding heat shock protein DnaJ-like protein: MNDKEKQNLVASQVKSTLNDAIQGLKIFLVNPVGGLPIFFQGLGEKRALGVGITFGVAYVLCIILAFNKFKSQNSISEIAFFNLIALSITSFLSIAGSSFLTRKLFRGAGSIKADIFIAGTALIPISLLILISYFLGFINLEIIAIFAVIAMTYTILMIYTGCNQISKIPENGSALAVSVMLIISGWLFKILVFSNLISK
- a CDS encoding hypothetical protein (hypothetical protein MicvaDRAFT_2645), with protein sequence MLNNFGKFLIVSIIPLIELIGNCTSVLAQSTAVPMRLQHGEGIYTMTVPDRDTTRAAYGGKLRLYDVHIAKMFEVTYYDCNNQGSSRTWLYYAGNGQINMGEFFISCDLANRMVNRYGLGQAESTVIEYSQEEAGPPIPRTRSIPILDITGSKVDSWIDFVQGFKPVR
- a CDS encoding phosphoenolpyruvate-protein phosphotransferase; the encoded protein is MINTVTPVPKGIGVLLKAPLSGHILPIEQVPDPVFAQKMVGDGISIDPVSQVLIAPCDGEVIQLHPSYHAVTLKTPEGLEVLMHIGLDTVTLRGQGFSPKVKMGDRIQTGDPLIEFDPDYIALNAKSLLTQIVITNSEQVATFQASSGNVVAGETVILELTLAPKVIENNPISAETITSDEIIIPNPTGLHARPSAVLANLAKKYKSKIRLQRGDQDANVKSVVGLMAIEVNNGDRVVLVAQGPDAAEAIAELTEAMRSGLGEEGSAPISAPASVAQGEISNPAPRRRSDDPNVVLGVAASSGIAVGQTFRVREQEIEVTEKGENPNTERRKLESAIEQAQLEVEALRANVHSQGDPSKSAIFAAHQELLEDPELIDIATSTIDKGKSAAFAWKQTFTNSAKQLAQLQNELLSQRANDVRDVGQRVLRILTGVTLTGPIYPENTILIAEDLTPSDMATLDRSKVIGFCTVAGGSTSHVAILARSMEIPAIAGTEPQVLDLADGTPVILDGSKGTLKLNPTTAEMERVKTLQVEIAKKRETDLANAMKPAITTDGYRMEIVANIGSKSEAETSVKLGGEGVGLLRTEFVFMERASAPTEDEQTEIYSSIARVLGKERPLIIRTLDVGGDKPLPYLPIPHEENPFLGERGIRFGFDRPELLRTQFRAILRSAEAGMLRIMFPMIARLEEIRMAKAMLEEEREKLNLPPVSVGIMVEVPSAAVMAEQFAKEVDFFSIGTNDLTQYTLAMDRGHPKLAPYVDGLNPAILRLIDLTVKGAIKQGKWVGVCGGIASDPQAIPLLIGLGVKELSVSVPSIPTIKAQIRELSLVECQELAQKALNAETGADVRGLYSMDV
- the ptsG gene encoding PTS system glucose-specific EIICB component, which encodes MFKNAFALLQKMGKSLMLPVSVLPIAGLLLGLGSARLIELQNLASGTISSPKFWWLPEGLANIMKTSGDAIFGNLPIIFAISVAIGFAENDGVAALAATVGFVVFVASLGAASTTFFGMNPEQLKPVMGIPSLDTGVFGGLIMGCVAAYLFNRYFRIQLPQYLGFFAGKRFVPIVTSFAAIAMGILMSVVWPPIGAAISTAANAAASGGNVSLTAAIYGLVERLLLPFGLHHIWNVPFFFQIGSFLDPITNRIVTGDINRFFAGDPTAGILGGAYWFKMFGLPAAAIAIWRTAKPKNRALTGGIMISAAFTSFLTGITEPIEFSFMFVAPPLYAIHAVMAGFCDWLFVALGGRMGFTFSQGFIDFFLFNGLGTKAWLIPALGPFFAALYFCVFYFGIRQFNFSTPGREDEVETVTTITPGTGVGSMAMELVRAFGGRSNIATLDACITRLRITVNDIKKVNKPRLKALGASGVLEMGNSAQAIFGPRSENLKTDMMEYLKNAGPEADFVEEIAPEATEVNATEAEISSPIISDSEAKNRIQEIIIALGGKKNIQSVDAVALTRLRVKVIDNNLVDEDKLKTAGVEGILRLPDGILHLLVGLGAEQYAAQIQD